In a single window of the Papaver somniferum cultivar HN1 chromosome 8, ASM357369v1, whole genome shotgun sequence genome:
- the LOC113301121 gene encoding 12-oxophytodienoate reductase 2-like, with protein sequence MERTPLLTSYKMGNYQLSHRVVLAPLTRCRSYGNIPQPHAVLYYSQRTTDGGLLISEAAGVSETAQGYPETPGIWTKKHVEAWKPIVQAVHDKGGIFFCQIWHAGRVSTYDYQPKGKAPISCTDKGCTPGLNGVDWSAPDRLSIDEITQVIDDFRLAARNAIEAGFDGVEIHGAHGYLLDQFMKDTVNDRTDDYGGTLEKRCRFVLEIVEGVVEEIGADKVGIRLSPFADYMESGDSNPEALGLFMAESLNKFGILYLHVVEPRMVTEEDQKDTPYNSLTMRNVFKGTFISAGGYTKVDGNKVIGEGHADLVAFGRLFLANPDLPKRFAIDAPLNKYNRDTFYTPDPIVGYTDYPSLDQGN encoded by the exons ATGGAGAGAACACCACTACTCACGTCTTACAAAATGGGCAATTATCAACTCTCTCACAG GGTTGTTTTAGCACCTCTAACAAGATGTAGGTCGTATGGAAACATACCTCAACCACATGCAGTCTTATATTACTCGCAGCGGACCACTGACGGAGGCCTTCTCATCTCTGAAGCTGCTGGAGTATCTGAAACAGCTCAAGG GTATCCAGAAACACCGGGAATTTGGACCAAAAAACACGTGGAAGCATGGAAACCAATTGTACAAGCTGTTCATGACAAGGGTGGCATCTTCTTTTGCCAGATTTGGCATGCAGGCAGAGTTTCCACTTATG aCTACCAACCTAAAGGGAAAGCTCCGATTTCTTGCACTGATAAAGGATGTACACCAGGCCTAAATGGAGTGGATTGGTCAGCTCCTGATCGATTGAGCATTGAtgaaatcacacaagttatcgaTGATTTTAGGCTCGCTGCAAGAAACGCGATTGAAGCAG GTTTTGATGGAGTTGAAATCCATGGAGCACATGGTTACCTACTCGATCAATTCATGAAGGACACTGTAAACGATAGAACAGACGATTATGGTGGAACTTTGGAGAAACGATGTCGATTTGTTCTAGAAATTGTTGAAGGCGTTGTCGAAGAAATTGGAGCAGATAAAGTCGGGATAAGGCTTTCTCCTTTCGCAGATTATATGGAATCGGGAGATTCAAACCCAGAAGCTTTAGGCCTTTTCATGGCAGAATCACTAAACAAATTTGGAATTTTATATCTCCACGTGGTAGAGCCAAGGATGGTTACCGAAGAAGATCAGAAAGATACCCCTTACAATAGTTTGACCATGAGAAATGTTTTTAAGGGAACTTTCATTTCTGCAGGAGGTTATACGAAAGTAGATGGTAACAAAGTTATCGGTGAGGGTCATGCTGATCTCGTTGCATTTGGGCGATTGTTTTTGGCTAACCCAGATTTGCCTAAAAGGTTTGCCATTGATGCACCTCTAAACAAGTATAATCGTGATACTTTTTACACACCAGACCCAATTGTTGGGTACACGGATTACCCATCTTTAGATCAAGGTAATTAG
- the LOC113306540 gene encoding 12-oxophytodienoate reductase 1-like, protein METTPLLKPYKMGNYQLSHRVVLAPLTRSRSYGNVPQPHAALYYSQRTTNGGLLITEATGVSETAQGYPETPGIWTKEHVEAWKPIVQAVHDKGGIFFCQIWHVGRVSTYDYQPNGKAPISCTDKGCTPGLYGVDWPAPHRLSIDEIPQVINDFKVAARYAIEAGFDGVEVHGANGYLLDQFIKDTVNDRTDGYGGTLEKRCRFPLEVVKAVIEEIGADKVGIRLSPFADYMETGDSNPDALGLFMAEALNKLGILYLHVIEPRMVTLAEAQETPHSSLRMRKAFKGSFISAGGYKKDDGNKVVEEDHADLIAYGRLFLANPDLPKRFAIDAPLNKYNRDTFYIPDPVVGYTDYPFLDQAN, encoded by the exons ATGGAAACAACACCACTACTCAAACCTTACAAAATGGGCAATTATCAACTCTCCCACAG ggTTGTTTTGGCACCTCTAACAAGAAGTAGGTCTTACGGAAATGTACCCCAACCACATGCTGCCCTATATTACTCGCAACGAACTACTAATGGAGGTCTTCTTATTACTGAAGCCACTGGAGTATCTGAAACAGCTCAAGG GTACCCGGAAACACCGGGAATTTGGACGAAAGAGCATGTAGAAGCATGGAAACCAATTGTACAAGCTGTTCATGACAAGGGTGGCATTTTCTTTTGCCAGATTTGGCATGTAGGCAGAGTCTCCACTTACG aCTACCAGCCTAATGGGAAAGCTCCAATTTCTTGCACCGATAAGGGATGTACACCCGGCCTTTACGGAGTGGATTGGCCAGCTCCCCATCGATTGAGCATTGATGAAATCCCACAAGTCATCAATGATTTTAAGGTCGCTGCAAGATATGCGATTGAAGCAG GCTTTGATGGAGTTGAGGTCCATGGTGCAAATGGTTACCTTCTCGATCAATTCATCAAGGATACAGTGAACGACAGAACGGACGGGTACGGCGGAACCTTAGAGAAACGATGTCGCTTTCCTCTAGAAGTTGTTAAAGCCGTCATTGAAGAAATTGGAGCAGATAAAGTCGGAATAAGGCTATCTCCTTTCGCAGATTACATGGAAACAGGTGATTCAAACCCTGACGCTCTTGGCCTATTCATGGCCGAAGCATTAAACAAACTCGGAATTTTATACCTGCATGTGATAGAGCCAAGGATGGTCACCTTGGCAGAGGCTCAGGAAACTCCTCATAGTAGTTTACGAATGAGGAAAGCTTTTAAGGGAAGTTTCATTTCAGCTGGAGGTTATAAGAAAGATGACGGAAACAAAGTTgtcgaagaggatcatgctgatcTCATTGCATATGGTCGCTTGTTTTTGGCTAACCCGGATTTGCCTAAACGGTTTGCAATTGATGCACCTCTTAATAAGTATAACCGTGATACGTTTTACATACCTGACCCAGTTGTTGGTTACACAGATTACCCATTTCTAGATCAAGCTAATTAG